Proteins encoded together in one Oenanthe melanoleuca isolate GR-GAL-2019-014 chromosome 7, OMel1.0, whole genome shotgun sequence window:
- the ZNF142 gene encoding zinc finger protein 142 isoform X1, giving the protein MSAAVTVSEGASREMETLCSELLLPTPGEVGAVGSPGVASAGLPGTTPLAASQDLLLAEASMPGEGAHAEGSNVEIFIETVAGNVTLSNAASATEVLVKVVELYFCERCGQSFSEASLLSQHQCLLLPPPEHLELPGALLASASEGHSDTGGSELPRASTQEGSTPECLLCPVCREAFLQPGQLKEHFRTHRAPLGALPCPERGCHFSTEDRKQLRSHLRHLHGASAVSCACRACPLLFPSRQAMEQHHRTHFPFHCGHCDFITANAKLFWQHRKGHTTESPSEMPKTGGPPSSDPHGFDQCCILPSAASEGQEETGNCHPGWKASRAEARPAKPAGTEDSSLKGQKASAGEEDSNSSGEESPEEDGESVCKAKAKEDGKAAPKKVGVPQAQHFKGDVAEGSEYLYKTHMCPECKRCFKKRTHLVEHLHLHFPDPSLQCPNCHKYFTSKSKLKIHMMRETGEKAHRCPLCHYSSVEKNALNRHMASMHEDISNFYSDVYSCPVCEEKFRLSQALKEHLKTHKAEPKSLSCFHGDCNYCAEDRKEFVRHLKDAHGVKAVECKYHACSLLFGTAEAMEAHRKTHYAFHCQQCDFICSNKHVFRKHKKQGHPGSEQLQCSFCPYATFNPVEFHDHVGKMHANEKIHKCTECAFATAHKRVLIRHMLLHTGEKPHKCELCDFTCRDVSYLSKHMLTHSNDKNFMCTECGYITKWKHYLNVHMRKHTGDLRYQCNQCSYRCHRADQLSSHKLRHQGKSLICEVCGFACKRKYELQKHMQAKHSQNYQVPVFQCQYCTYQTKYKQALLNHENCKHTKQKEFRCALCSYCTFSNTSLFFHKRKIHGYVPGDKDWLENYASKELEISSSEALFGCELSATPHVDANSPLTGKEQWMKEKPSQVESQGEEGYQQVFMVPLLEQDAAPPASSSEAEKGVGEGEQSCTIAGNALEDDCMHGNAATGSTELTVSEDVAESCTLHLEALNVSSDPLLENLTGGACVTQPESVEILSCKEPPAAYEMLGSRDGLGLEDSGNTLEGIPDFEEEVDVQEDKVVKDSVVAGENQGKDTLEEDVGHLEGSCSEHHKVVADTEVRETSQAKLPEAWLSMLKTPELGHLPVSEDVTSSGDNARSGSESVLKALRKQDKEQAETLVLEGRVQMLVVQSESQVFRCEKCSYITRKEKSMTLHSKASCQSRRAPLVCRECGASFKQQRGLNTHLLKKCPVLLKNNRLLKPANQEAPGLCQPADQPSDNGTETAESEKGGSEKSGHAESPWEAELLPDKTQAAGIPLAGTQTSDCHASEKSLLGDSTEVAEEPPQQGGGTEPGGAAGASLPGKPSEKYRLEGGKLHCNACSFVCSRVSTITSHVEGGCRNLEQFWCSLCPEAFRSRQALKSHCAEKHIVHPKENEPQRTELLEGDPLSVEKDQPRELPLDAAPRKVTLPKRRRFSCPTCPFTCHQERAMKTHKKRGCVTLGEFRCSSCPFTSKVAKALRLHRRLHRKHYSKRPQLQCRQCEFTCKQARCLRQHVRIKHEGVKPHKCRYCEFSTTRRYRLEAHQSLHTGVGRIACGICSQTFGTNSKLRIHRLRVHEKTPTHFCPLCDYSSYLQNDITRHVNSCHHGELNFGCSRCEARFSSETALKQHVLRRHEEKVSYSCPRCDFVCHSEATLKCHVQKQHPHLECSTCKETFATREALEEHKTQHFSHRCELCSFAAKERQQLVRHYVESHEPAAPQDKPLHCPFCDFACQHQLVFDQHMKGHGGTRVYKCSDCEYTTKNRQKITWHIRIHTGEKPYKCHLCKYACADPSRLKYHMRIHKEERKYLCPDCGYKCKWVNQLKYHMTKHTGLKPYRCDECEYCTNRADALRVHKETRHQEARSFICEQCGKAFKTRFLLKTHLKKHSEEKPYVCNACGRAFRWAAGLRHHYLTHTNEHPFFCRYCPYKAKQKFQVIKHIQRHHPEHRAVDPSQGVGKDPSTHTVHLHTVQRESQAKGSPRMEQEGGCPAEKDGTLP; this is encoded by the exons ATGAGTGCAGCAGTGACTGTATCAGAGGGTGCCAGTAGGGAGATGGAGACCCTGTGCtcggagctgctcctgcccacaccGGGAGAGGTGGGAGCCGTGGGAAGCCCTGGTGTGGCCAGCGCTGGTCTGCCTGGGACAACCCCACTGGCTGCCAGCCAGGacttgctgctggcagaggcatcgatgcctggggaaggggctcaCGCTGAAGGAAGCAATGTGGAAATATTCATCGAGACAGTGGCTGGCAATGTAACACTGAGCAATGCGGCCAGTGCCACAG AGGTTCTGGTCAAAGTGGTGGAGCTGTACTTCTGCGAGAGGTGTGGCCAGAGCTTCTCGGAGgcctctctgctctcccagcaccaGTGCCTACTGCTGCCCCCCCCAGAGCACCTGGAACTAccaggggcactgctggcttcTGCCAGCGAGGGCCACAGTGACACCgggggctcagagctgcccagagccagcacacaggAGGGCTCTACTCCCGAgtgcctgctgtgccctgtctgCCGAGAGGCGTTTTTGCAGCCTGGCCAGCTCAAGGAGCACTTCAGGACCCACCGTGCCCCGTTgggagccctgccctgtccagAGAGGGGCTGCCACTTCAGCACAGAGGACCGCAAGCAGCTGCGCAGTCACTTGCGCCACCTGCACGGGGCCTCCGCCGTGTCCTGCGCCTGCCGCGCCTGCCCGCTGCTCTTCCCCAGCCGCCAGGCCATGGAGCAGCACCACCGCACACACTTCCCCTTCCACTGCGGCCACTGCGACTTCATCACAGCCAATGCCAAGCTCTTCTGGCAGCACAGGAAGGGTCACACCACTGAGTCCCCTTCTGAGATGCCCAAAACAGGCGGCCCCCCCAGTTCAGACCCCCACGGCTTTGACCAGTGCTGCATCCTGCCATCAG CAGCATcagaagggcaggaggagaCAGGTAATTGCCACCCTGGCTGGaaagccagcagagcagaagccAGGCCAGCAAAGCCTGCAGGTACTGAGGACAGCTCCTTGAAGGGACAGAAAGCAtcagctggagaagaggacTCGAACAGCAGTGGGGAAGAGTCACCAGAGGAGGATGGCGAAAGCGTCTGCAAAGCCAAAGCCAAAGAGGATGGGAAGGCAGCTCCCAAAAAAGTTGGAgtgccacaggcacagcactTCAAAG GGGATGTTGCAGAGGGCTCCGAGTACCTCTACAAAACCCACATGTGCCCCGAATGCAAGCGGTGTTTCAAAAAGCGGACTCACCTGGTAGAGCACCTCCACCTGCACTTTCCTGaccccagcctgcagtgcccCAACTGCCACAAGTACTTCACCAGCAAAAGCAAGCTGAAAATCCACATGATGCGGGAGACAGGTGAGAAGGCTCATCGCTGCCCACTCTGCCACTACAGCTCAGTGGAGAAGAACGCCCTCAACCGCCACATGGCCAGCATGCATGAGGACATCTCCAACTTCTACTCTGATGTTTACTCCTGCCCCGTCTGTGAGGAGAAGTTTCGGCTCAGCCAGGCTCTCAAGGAGCATTTGAAGACTCACAAAGCTGAACCCAAGAGTCTGAGCTGCTTCCACGGGGACTGCAACTATTGTGCAGAGGACCGGAAGGAGTTTGTCCGTCACCTCAAGGATGCTCATGGTGTCAAGGCAGTGGAGTGCAAGTACCATGCCTGCTCGCTGCTCTTCGGCACGGCCGAGGCCATGGAGGCTCACCGGAAAACCCACTATGCCTTCCACTGCCAGCAGTGTGACTTCATCTGCTCTAACAAGCACGTTTTCCGCAAGCACAAGAAGCAGGGGCACCCGGGCAGCgagcagctccagtgcagtTTCTGCCCCTATGCCACTTTTAACCCTGTGGAGTTTCACGACCATGTGGGCAAGATGCACGCCAACGAGAAGATCCACAAGTGCACCGAGTGTGCCTTCGCCACAGCGCACAAGCGGGTGCTCATCCGGCACATGTTGTTGCACACTG GAGAGAAACCTCACAAGTGTGAGCTCTGCGACTTCACGTGCCGGGATGTGAGTTACCTGTCCAAGCACATGCTGACCCACTCCAACGACAAGAACTTCATGTGCACCGAGTGTGGGTACATCACCAAGTGGAAGCATTACCTGAACGTCCACATGCGCAAGCACACTGGAGATCTCCG GTACCAATGTAACCAGTGCTCGTACCGGTGTCACCGTGCAGACCAGCTGAGCAGCCACAAGCTGCGGCACCAGGGTAAAAGTCTGATCTGCGAGGTGTGCGGCTTCGCCTGCAAGCGCAAGTACGAGCTGCAGAAGCACATGCAGGCGAAGCACTCGCAGAACTACCAGGTGCCTGTCTTCCAGTGCCAGTACTGCACTTACCAGACCAAGTACAAGCAGGCACTGCTGAACCATGAGAACTGCAAGCACACCAAGCAGAAGGAGTTTCGCTGTGCCCTGTGTTCGTACTGCACATTCAGTAACACCAGCCTCTTCTTCCATAAGCGCAAGATTCATGGCTATGTTCCTGGTGACAAGGACTGGCTGGAAAATTATgccagcaaggagctggagaTCAGCTCATCTGAGGCGCTCTTTGGCTGTGAGCTCAGTGCAACCCCGCACGTGGATGCCAATTCCCCTCTCACTGGCAAGGAGCAGTGGATGAAGGAGAAGCCATCCCAGGTGGAGtcccagggagaagagggaTACCAGCAAGTGTTCATGGTGCCCCTCCTTGAGCAGGATGCCGCTCCACCAGCGAGCAGTAGTGAGGCAGAGAAGGGTGTGGGCgagggggagcagagctgtaCTATTGCTGGCAATGCCCTGGAAGATGACTGCATGCATGGAAATGCTGCCACAGGCTCTACCGAGCTCACTGTTTCTGAAGATGTGGCAGAGAGCTGCACCTTGCACTTGGAGGCACTGAATGTCTCGTCTGACCCTCTCCTGGAGAACTTGACTGGAGGAGCCTGTGTGACCCAGCCAGAGAGCGTGGAAATACTGTCCTGCAAAGAGCCTCCTGCAGCCTATGAGATGCTGGGCTCTCGGGATGGCCTTGGCTTGGAAGACAGTGGCAATACACTCGAAGGCATCCCAGACTTTGAGGAAGAGGTAGATGTACAGGAAGACAAGGTGGTGAAGGACAGTGTAGTGGCAGGAGAGAACCAGGGAAAAGACACCCTAGAGGAGGACGTGGGTCACCTTGAGGGGTCATGCTCGGAGCACCACAAGGTGGTGGCAGACACTGAGGTGAGAGAGACCAGCCAGGCCAAGCTGCCAGAGGCCTGGCTCAGCATGCTGAAGACACCTGAACTGGGCCACCTGCCTGTCTCAGAGGATGTGACCAGCTCCGGTGACAATGCCAGGAGCGGCTCAGAGTCAGTGTTGAAGGCTCTGCGGaagcaggacaaggagcaggCAGAGACACTGGTGCTGGAGGGCAGGGTGCAGATGCTGGTGGTGCAGTCGGAGAGCCAGGTCTTTAGGTGTGAGAAGTGCTCATATATCACACGGAAGGAGAAATCCATGACCCTGCACTCCAAAGCCAGCTGCCAGAGCCGCCGGGCCCCGCTCGTGTGCCGTGAGTGTGGTGCCAGCTTTAAGCAGCAGAGGGGACTCAACACCCACCTCCTAAAGAAGTGCCCAGTTCTCCTGAAGAACAACAGGCTCCTCAAACCAGCCAATCAGGAGGCACCTGGACTGTGCCAGCCTGCTGACCAGCCTAGTGATAATGGTACAGAAACAGCAGAGAGCGAGAAGGGAGGCTCAGAGAAGTCTGGGCATGCTGAGAGCCCTTGGGAAGCTGAACTGCTACCTGATAAAACACAAGCAGCAGGCATTCCTTTGGCTGGGACACAGACATCAGACTGTCATGCCTCTGagaaatccctgctgggtgACAGCACAGAAGTGGCAGAAGAGCCTCCCCAGCAAGGGGGTGGGACTGAGCcaggtggagctgctggtgcctccCTGCCTGGGAAACCCTCAGAGAAATACCGACTGGAGGGAGGGAAGCTGCACTGCAATGCGTGCTCCTTTGTGTGCTCCCGTGTCTCCACCATCACCTCCCACGTGGAGGGTGGCTGCCGAAACCTGGAGCAGTTCTGGTGCTCTCTGTGCCCTGAGGCCTTTCGCTCCCGGCAGGCCCTCAAGAGCCACTGTGCTGAAAAGCACATTGTGCATCCCAAGGAGAACGAGCCCCAAAGGACCGAACTCCTTGAGGGGGACCCACTCAGTGTTGAGAAAGACCAGCCCAGAGAGCTCCCACTGGATGCAGCCCCACGAAAAGTCACCCTGCCCAAGAGGAGGCGTTTCTCCTGCCCCACCTGCCCCTTCACCTGCCACCAGGAACGGGCCATGAAGACTCACAAGAAGAGGGGCTGCGTGACCCTGGGTGAGTTTcgctgcagctcctgccccttcACCTCCAAGGTGGCGAAAGCCCTGCGGCTGCACCGCAGGCTGCATCGCAAGCATTACAGCAAGCGGCCGCAGCTGCAGTGCCGCCAGTGCGAGTTCACCTGCAAGCAGGCCCGGTGCCTGCGGCAGCACGTCCGCATCAAGCACGAGGGGGTGAAGCCACACAAGTGCCGCTACTGCGAGTTCAGCACCACGCGGCGCTACCGCCTGGAGGCCCACCAGTCCCTGCACACCGGCGTGGGGCGCATCGCCTGCGGCATCTGCAGCCAGACTTTCGGCACCAACTCCAAGCTGCGCATCCACCGCCTGCGGGTGCACGAGAAGACACCCACCCACTTCTGCCCGCTCTGCGACTACAGCAGCTACCTGCAGAATGACATCACCCGCCACGTCAACAGCTGCCACCATGGCGAGCTCAACTTCGGCTGCTCCCGCTGCGAGGCTCGCTTCAGCTCTGAGACGGCCCTCAAGCAGCACGTCCTGCGGCGGCACGAGGAGAAGGTTTCCTACAGCTGCCCGCGCTGCGACTTCGTGTGTCACAGTGAGGCCACGCTCAAGTGCCACGTGCAGAAGCAGCACCCGCACCTGGAGTGCAGCACCTGCAAGGAGACCTTCGCCACCCGGGAGGCGCTGGAGGAGCACAAGACGCAGCATTTCAGCCACCgctgtgagctgtgcagctTTGCAGCCAAGGAGCGGCAGCAGCTGGTGCGGCATTACGTGGAGAGCCACGAGCCGGCCGCCCCCCAGGACAAACCCCTGCACTGCCCTTTCTGTGACTTTGCCTGCCAGCACCAGCTTGTGTTTGACCAGCACATGAAGGGCCATGGGGGCACCCGTGTGTACAAGTGCTCGGACTGTGAATACACCACCAAGAACAGGCAAAAGATCACGTGGCACATCCGCATCCACACTGGTGAGAAGCCCTACAAGTGCCACCTCTGTAAATATGCCTGCGCTGACCCCTCACGTCTCAAG TATCACATGCGGATCCACAAGGAGGAGAGGAAGTACCTCTGCCCTGACTGCGGCTACAAATGCAAGTGGGTGAACCAGCTCAAGTACCACATGACAAAGCACACAG GCCTGAAGCCATACCGCTGCGACGAGTGCGAGTACTGCACCAACCGTGCGGACGCCCTGCGAGTGCACAAGGAGACGCGGCACCAGGAGGCCCGTTCCTTCATCTGTGAGCAGTGTGGCAAGGCCTTCAAGACCCGCTTTCTCCTCAAGACTCACCTGAAGAAGCACAGTGAGGAGAAGCCCTATGTGTGCAACGCCTGCGGGCGGGCTTTCCGCTGGGCAGCTGGCCTGCGCCACCACTACCTGACCCACACCAACGAGCACCCCTTCTTCTGCCGCTACTGCCCCTACAAGGCCAAGCAGAAGTTCCAGGTCATCAAACACATCCAGCGGCATcaccctgagcacagggctgttgACCCTAGCCAGGGGGTGGGAAAGGATCCCAGCACCCACACCGTCCATCTTCACACCGTGCAGAGGGAGAGCCAGGCCAAGGGGTCTCCCAGGATGGAGCAAGAAGGAGGGTGCCCTGCAGAGAAGGATGGCACACTGCCCTGA